The Qipengyuania aurantiaca genome contains the following window.
GAAAGCGGCCATCTCGTCGGCTTCCCGATCATCGACTTCACGGTCGAACTTTACGACGGTGCGTACCATGACGTCGACTCGAGCGCGATCGCGTTCGAAATCGCCGGTCGCGGTGCCATGCGCGAAGTCGCCGAGCGTTCGGGCATCAAGCTGCTGGAACCGATCATGAAGGTCGAGGTCGTGACTCCCGAGGATTACCTCGGCGACGTCATCGGCGACCTCAACTCGCGTCGTGGCCAGATCCAGGGCACCGACAGCCGCGGCAACGCACAGGCTGTCGAAGCCAACGTGCCGCTCGCGAACATGTTCGGTTACGTGAACGAGCTGCGTTCCTTCACCCAGGGCCGTGCTCAGTACTCGATGCAGTTCAGCCACTACGACGAAGTTCCGGCGAACGTGGCTCAGGAAGTCAAGGAGAAGCTTGCGTAAGCGAGGCTTCCAGTCTAGGGGCGGCGCCTGATTCCGCGGGCGCCGTTTCCAACCCGCAGAAATTCACTTTCAGATTAGAGGTTATTGGAAAATGGCGAAGGAAAAATTCGAGCGTAACAAGCCGCACGTCAACGTTGGCACCATCGGCCACGTCGACCACGGCAAGACCACGCTGACCGCAGCAATCACCAAGGTTCTCGGCTCGGCCGTCGATTTCGCAAACATCGACAAGGCTCCCGAAGAGCGTGAGCGCGGCATCACCATCTCGACCGCGCACGTCGAATACGAAACCGACGCGCGTCACTACGCACACGTCGACTGCCCGGGTCACGCCGACTACGTGAAGAACATGATCACCGGTGCAGCCCAGATGGACGGCGCCATCCTGGTCGTGAACGCAGCTGACGGCCCGATGCCGCAGACTCGCGAGCACATCCTGCTTGCACGCCAGGTCGGCGTTCCGGCCCTGGTCGTATACATGAACAAGGTCGACCAGGTCGACGACGAGGAAATCCTCGAGCTCGTCGAACTCGAAGTTCGTGAACTCCTCAGCTCGTACGACTTCGACGGCGACAACATCGCCATCGTCAAGGGCTCGGCTCTGGCCGCTCTCGAAGGTCGCGATCCGGAAATCGGTGAGAACTCGATCAAGGAACTGATGGACGCCGTTGACGCGAACATCCCGACCCCCGATCGTCCGGTCGACAAGGACTTCCTGATGCCGATCGAAGACGTGTTCTCGATCTCGGGTCGTGGTACGGTTGTCACCGGCCGCGTCGAAACCGGCGTTGTGAACGTTGGCGACGAAGTCGAAATCGTTGGCATCAAGGACACCACCAAGACGACCGTCACCGGCGTCGAAATGTTCCGCAAGCTGCTCGATCGCGGTGAAGCTGGCGACAACATCGGTGCCCTGATCCGCGGCGTCGGCCGTGAAGAAGTCGAGCGTGGCCAGGTTCTCGCGAAGCCGGGTTCGGTTACGCCGCACACCGAGTTCAGCGCAGAAGTCTACGTCCTGTCGAAGGACGAAGGCGGCCGTCACACGCCGTTCTTCGCGAACTACCGTCCGCAGTTCTACTTCCGCACCACCGACGTCACCGGCGAAGTGATCCTTCCCGAAGGCACCGAAATGGTGATGCCGGGCGACAACGTGACGATCGACGTCAAGCTGATCGCTCCGATCGCCATGGACCAGGGCCTGCGCTTCGCAATCCGCGAAGGCGGCCGTACGGTCGGCTCGGGCGTCGTCGGCTCGATCAAGAAGTAAGCTTCGAACTTTCGAAGTCAGCTTCTGCTGAAATAGCGGGGCCCGCCTTCCTTTGAGGGGAGGGCGGGCCCTTCGCTTTTGGTGTGAGCGGTGAAAACGGCAGAAATGCACACTTCACCGCACGCGATGGACGGCAGTTCGCGCTGTTGGAAATCGGGGGTTGTCAGATCGGGGTCTCCCCCGTATATGCGCGCCCACAGACAGGGATTCGTCCCTATCGATAGAATTCACGGAAGGTCGCCCGCAACCGGGAAACCGGGCTCACAGTGGGGCTGACCTTTCTTTTTGTTTGCGGGCCACCCGCTGGTCCGCTTGGCTCTTTCGCATCGGTGTAGGTAATGGAAGCACAGAATATCCGCATTCGCCTCAAGGCGTTCGACCATCGCGTTCTCGACCAGGCAACTGGCGAAATCGCAGACACCGCGCGTCGCACGGGTGCCCTTATTCGTGGTCCCATTCCCATGCCGACGCGTATCGAGAAGTTCACCGTGAACCGCGGCCCGCACATCGACAAGAAGTCGCGCGAGCAGTTCGAGGTGCGCACCTACAAGCGTCTGCTCGACATCGTGCAGCCCAACGCCCAGACCGTCGATGCGCTGATGAAGCTCGACCTCGCTGCTGGCGTGAACGTCGAAATCAAGCTCGCCTAGGCGATCTCGATTGGTCCTCCTGCCGGACTTGAAACGGCAGGGAAGTTTCAGGGGCGCTCGATAGCCCCGCCGGTTCGCAAGAGCAGGCAAGACATCGGGATACCGCCGGATTTCATCCGGGACTGCGTCCCCCGTCTGCTTCCTTCGGGAAGC
Protein-coding sequences here:
- the tuf gene encoding elongation factor Tu yields the protein MAKEKFERNKPHVNVGTIGHVDHGKTTLTAAITKVLGSAVDFANIDKAPEERERGITISTAHVEYETDARHYAHVDCPGHADYVKNMITGAAQMDGAILVVNAADGPMPQTREHILLARQVGVPALVVYMNKVDQVDDEEILELVELEVRELLSSYDFDGDNIAIVKGSALAALEGRDPEIGENSIKELMDAVDANIPTPDRPVDKDFLMPIEDVFSISGRGTVVTGRVETGVVNVGDEVEIVGIKDTTKTTVTGVEMFRKLLDRGEAGDNIGALIRGVGREEVERGQVLAKPGSVTPHTEFSAEVYVLSKDEGGRHTPFFANYRPQFYFRTTDVTGEVILPEGTEMVMPGDNVTIDVKLIAPIAMDQGLRFAIREGGRTVGSGVVGSIKK
- the rpsJ gene encoding 30S ribosomal protein S10 — encoded protein: MEAQNIRIRLKAFDHRVLDQATGEIADTARRTGALIRGPIPMPTRIEKFTVNRGPHIDKKSREQFEVRTYKRLLDIVQPNAQTVDALMKLDLAAGVNVEIKLA